GAAAGCAATAAGGATCATTCGTTTTGAGCAAAGATTATCGGTTTAGAAGGAGAGATGGTTACTTCTAATCGTCttgtatttacaaataaagaagACTTAGTCTCTTCGAACTGCTTTATATATGATTTATGACATGATTATGACATGGTGACTTAGATTATACCCAAGATTTGTTAGAGCTCCGTAGAACACACTTTAAAAAACCCTAGGGAAAGGCTGATTTTACCTTTAGAAACGTTTCTTTTCCTTGAAGTTATTACCTCAATCTTGTTGTTTCCTGTTTTAATGATTTGAATGCAGTAAATTGATGAACAAAGTAATGAATTTTGTAGAAGTTCTAGAATAGATCATGTATAAACCTTTAAATGCACTGTCAATCTAGAAGGTGAAAATGATTCTAAAGAATTCGGTAGTCTTGTCATGCCATCAGTCACAAAATACACTGTCAATCTAGAAGATGAAAATGATTCTAAAGAATTCGGTAGTTTTGTCATGCCATCAGTCACAAAAAGTGTTCACGATCTACCTTAGCAAGATCACGACCCACCGCAATCTtgttgttttctgttttaatgatGTGAATGCAGTAAATTAATGAACGAAGTAATGAATTTTGTAGAAGTTCTGGAATATATCATGTATAAACCTTTAAATACACTGTCAATCTAGTAAATGAATATGATTCTAAAGAATTCGGTAATCTGGTCGCGACGTCTGTCACAAAAAGTGTTCACTGCCCGCCTTAGAAAGGTTGTATCATATTCCCCTTATCGCttgctgaaagtttcaccttaaaacCTTAAGGTTTTGGAGGTTAAGGATTAAACATGCCAcccttcctaaaaaaaaacaaccctatatgtaaaaaatgggcaacttgcataatttacagccctcGTCCCAGAGGCTGTTGGGGGCTATGTAATCCCAGGatgcatagttattggaccttgagactattttgagcaaaatgggcATCTCATAATTTATATCAAATGCGTCGGGTGTGGGATTGCATTTAAAAATGACAGGGGAGGGGGTTGATCactttttgatcacttttcAATATCCCCCTCCAAATTCCCAGAAGTTTCACCTTCacacccttagcctttttgaccCAACTAAGATAAAACATTCATCCCTTTCCTAAACCATCAAAAGCAGGCCCCttctagtttattttaattaaaaacgtgttACAAAAtacttgtatttttctttttgacctGGAAACAGACCATTTCCAGCAACATGATTTAGCACTATTACTTTCTGGTCACTATTTGAAAACGGTGTTAGTATCAAAAGGTATTGTTTTAACGGGGCCTTTTGTTAAAATTCATTGTTAATAATGTACATAAAATGGTACCtactaaaattttcatttacaaaTCAAAGGTCTGTTCTACTGGTTAAAACTGTAGTACCTCTTGACTTACTGATAAAGCATGCTTACGTAAATACATGCATAACTCTAAGATGGAGAGGAGGAAGGGGATGTCTCATTGGACTTAACCGTAAAAGGGGAGAGGttgaaaaaacataataaacatATTTAGGCTGTAATTGTGCAAAGAAAGGGAGCTAAAGACCTATGTAAATGGATGTGCGTAAAACCACAGAAAAACAGAGAAGTTACTAGTGAAATCGttgtatttcaaaaaattttaactcaTTTTATTGGCTTAAAGTTTCATAGAAAAGAACCAATGAAGTATGAGgttatttttcctctttaaacATGTGACATTGAAGTGGCAAAAATACAGCAGCGCTTATGGATTATTAATCCGCAAGTCTGAAATACAGTGGACCCTTTCTCTTGTGGCTACGTGTTCCACATTTGAAATAACTGTCTTGTTCAACTTAAGGCATTTTAAACCCTTAATGAAACATCAATATGAATTGTAATGTTTTATTCCACTTTATCCCCATTATTACGTTGCATAGCTAGATATCAATTCGTAAACATCGTCGCTTCGGGCCAATGCAGGCTACTTTCAAAAGTGAACAAATGATGAGTATTAAAACCTTATTTAAGCTTTAATCTTGCTATATAGGCAATCATACGTGTGAAAACCAACACCAATaagttaaaatgaattttagcCTATCGAAAATGAAAACACTTACCTCTTTTAGATACGGAAATTGTATTGGAAGACctttgaaaatttcacttttagCGAGTCAGATTTGATGACGATGTCGTTTTGTAGTTTCCGTTCCAAACATCTTCCAGTCATCTCTCAAAGTTTCacttaagaatttcaaaattagCTTCACATTTACATCCTGTTTCAGAACctagctcaatttttttttttaacaatatcaaATTGATACTGTTGGAagcaaatatttcagaaaattatactttatttattgtatgtttttgattgtacaaaaatttatttatattcatttttgttacgtttttacgagttggactaACATATCCGGGGAGGGGGATTCAAACCTCtgccccctggatacggctttgATTCCTGAAATATTttcgctcttttttttatagtggaACAGTCATTCATAACATCATAATTATCACCATCATCCGACCGCTAttagttgttttaaatgttatttttaacaatgttttgataagtatttgaactattttattattcggatatttttttgtagttctgAAAGGAAAATTATGCTTCAGTCAGAATAATGAATCTTTTCTAGGATTTTTTCcatatacaaaagtaaaaataagtgAACACGATTATTTAGTAAGTTAGAGTACGTTAATCCATCAAGTATGTATTAGGGCGGTTTTTGTAAGTTTCCCATAAGCGCTATCCTGCTCGGTAGCACATCTCAAAAACTGCTGGAAGGCAAAATGGGAAAGTGGAGAGTGAAGGCTACGCTTGGTAGCACGAAAACTGATATCAAGACCAAACCCCAATCTAGCTGACCTTTATTTTGTAACAGAAACTGACCctcttcatttattattattatttaagaattaacgacgcttcttgactactatggtccctgcagtgcattcctgcagcgtgattcgatctctgggttccgtattaccaagctaaggtcaaatccactgcgccactacatcatttatttatttatttaagcattaacgacacttcttgactactaaggtcctgcgtcggccctgcagtgcattcctgcagcgcgattcgatctctgggtctcgTATTACCAAGTTagggtcaaatccactgcgccaccacaggacactacatcatttattatttaagaattaacgacgcttcttgactactaaggtccctgcgtcggccctgcagtgcattcctgcagcgtgattcgatctctgggtcccgtattatcaagctaaggtcaaatccactgcgccaccacaggacactaCATCATTTATTATGAGACCTTTTAAAGATTCATTCCTCGCGACAACTGGGATCGAACCTGATCGCTTTTGGGACAGCGGCTGAAACGTATCCACTATGCTGTCGCGAGGTCACTACATCATTTAGTTTATACTCTTCGGTATGTTTGAAAGTTACGCCAAAAATTTGGATCCCAGCTTCACTGTCTGCGACCTTTCTGGATTCACGTTCCGAAAAACCAGAAAGCGTTTCCAAGTTACGAAAACCCGAatgcagagagagagagagagagagagagagagagagagagagagagagagagagagagagagagagagagagagagagagagagatcggtatatttaaaaactatcgtagcatagagctaaattcagttttttcacaaaaatcatacatttaaacaaaaatcacacactacaactcagcattaaaaactgatgtgaaaaaaggcacaaatgagtttgcgTATCGATTGGTTCGTATTTcagggggtacaagtttatttcgtAATCGAGTTCGACTCGGGTAGTTCGGGTAGTAaagatcggtggctcttattggctaggatgaattttccaaattggtgaataaggtgttccagccagactttaagtggagataaatttaatttagcgagggcttgatcgtagggtatgccacggtctcggagtataatccttgttgctcttttctggacgcactctatgtcgcgtaataggtacgctgtgcggatagcagatagaccccacaccgggcacgcgtactcgagcaacgggcaAACATAAAAcgtgtaggcatggagaaggcTTTTAGTATCACAaccaaaacgcctcattttggtaagtgtctgaatGCTTGCATTAGCtttgtggacggttaaattaatataggcactgaaactacagttactagtgaaagttactcctaagatttttatttcgttcacaatcgggaaagggactagaggcatatctatattccgcttcagagggttgaaacgaattatcttcaACTTGGCTAcgatcatgacttgagcattcggtctttagctgatcaaataactggtctgaaaactgctttgttatgatagtgttttcgaccaggtaagcgagcactatggacagatcatctacaaacttgtaacggtcgtcgtgatggttaagcagggaattaattacagccagaaaaattattccagctaattttgtgccttgtggggccccgcaagaagtatctgacatgatgaatccgaatcgttttcgtggagtgcaaagactttttgttttcggccagttaagaagtcaagtacaaggccaagggtgcatcgtttggcccccatttcctggagattcatgcctgcagtccggtggcggattaggtcaaaggcctttcGGAAATCCACTGCGCAAATGTCGACGAAACAGCTACCTTTTTCAAGCCATCGGAGGACGCAGTCAAACATCCGTACTAGGTAGATTGTAGTACTACACTTGGGGAGTCCACCgtactggaatttatcaatacgCCCATGAATTTGTTTAAGAAGAAACTTGAGTATAAAGGCCTCAGTTACTTTCGCCAAACAAGGTGTAAGTGAGATCGGGCGGAGATCGTCGCATGCACTAGGGGCGCGCTTCATtggaataattctaatataggCCCTTTTCCACTGTAACGGGAAAAAGCCAGAAGCAAAACACTCGCTAATGATGCTGGACAGTGGTAATGCTATAAAGACTGCATATTCACGTAGCAGTTTGGCAGGTAATTCACCAGGGTATGAAGATGTATTCTGTTTGATCTTCCGTAATTCCGTGTAAACATCAAACTCACTGACTATTATGGTGTTCTCaggctcacatttttcaagtatggtgGGCTTTTCATGAGCCGTAATAGTTGGATAGGTAGTACAGATCCTGGTGAAGAATTCACTCACTTCTTCTGCACTGATTAAGGACCCGCCATCATTGCTGATCTTTACACTGCTGTCAAAAGCTTGGCCGGCCACCTTTTTCACAGCGTTGTGCCACTTTTTGGGATCTGAAGTAAGTAATTGGGAGGGCATGGTTTCACGATCATACCGAGCTTTGGCTTTCTTTACCAAATAGACTATTTGATTTCGCAATTTCTTGCCGTTGATTATATCACCACGGGAGTAGAGGCGAGACCTCTCTTTTATTAGTGTTTTAATAGCTGGAGATATCCATGGTTTGTCGTATTCACTAAcaacaaatgattttgttgtaaagatCTTTAGGTATTGACTGTATAACGTGGCATTGAAATCGGATACCTTAGTCTCCAAGAGCCCGGTATTGTACACTTCGGGGAAGTCATATGTCCCAATCCATCGACCGTATTCACAGATGGCCGACTCCGTACAAGGACGAACAGTGACACGGGATAGTTTGGGCTTTGGTAAAGACTCTCTTGCTTTCCAAAGAATTGCGTTGTGGTCTGACATACCAACGGGACCAAGAGAAAGGGGAGGGGagtaaaaatcatcacaatttgtGAGTATAAGGTCCAATATGCCCCCCAAAGAGTGGGTGGGTATGtgttctacttgttttaaaGACAAACAAGATGATAACCAACTCTTCTTGGTTTGGTTAAAGTCTCCTCCTATAATAAAAGCAGGGCTACTGTATATACTTCTCAGGTGATCAACAGTCGTTTGGAGGTAGAAGACCAAGTCACCTCGGTTTCTTGCACTTTCCGGGTAATATACTGAAGCGactataatacaagaaaagcgtCGGGGAAGAGATTTAGGTTTGAAAATAGCCAGATTACTTCATGAGCTGGATCAAATAATTCCGGTAATAATTTGCAAGGGATGTCTTTCCGTATGTACAAGGCAACACCTCCGCCTAGTCTATGCTCACCTCGATCAGCACGTGTGCTCAGGAAAATTTCGTAGCCTGCCATATGACCTGACAAGGTTGTTCCTGTCTGGCTTCATCCGCTGAAACTCATGGGAAGTGATTTCGGATCTGATTTCCATATCGCAAGAACCGGCCTCTTATGTTTGAGCGTAAAATATATCGGACCTGCGGAATACTGTaggaaaagctaaaatttccttaaaaatgTGGATTAAAAAATGGTTAACCGTTTTTTCCTACTGCAATAATAAtcatagttttttatttctttttcaagtgaGGCCTTGTTAGTTAGTGTTTAGATTCCTGTTCGATAATCCGataattattacgtatataactAATTCATAGTTAAAACCTTCATTGTTAAATAATTCATagtaaaaatcatagttaaaaccttatatattgcTATATTTGTGACTGGCATGTCATCTTCTTTAGTTTGTAATAGAtgggaaaaaagtaaattttaaaagatggAGAAAAATGGGTCTAGATTCTTTAATATTTAAGGAtggattttacttttcatttggagtcacgctaattatttatgttttaaaaccaTGACTGTTGTATCAAGAATTTGACCAACTGCCGGCTATGCTTTTGTATAGTcttggagagaaaaaaaaatgacaaatttaccaaaattcctaaacttaaaaaatgatttCATGCTTCAAAATCTATCTTGTCCCGGCGGCTTTGTCATCGGTCCCCACGGGCCCCTGCATGGTACGCGGCATGCTTGTATAGATGGATTCTCATTTTCCCTTGTGAtctgggtcccggcaacgcCATGTCATTTTTGGTTCGAATTGATGACGAAAAttggtttggttttctgttttaaggttttcgagttgctttaatccattcccaaaatatatagaaatatttgtgcaatcaccagttttttacattttaagcaatgaaataataatttctttttgacgttaattgacactttgacaaattttctttgagcagcaagcattcagaacttcaacaatttctactaaacttcaatcttttggttttgtgttttaaggttttcgagttgctttaatccattgtcaaaatatttagaaatatttgtgcaatcaccggttttttacattttaaggaatttaataaaatttaaaaagagcctaaATTGTTTGAGCTCGTGTAACGGTAATAACGGTCATGTAACAGACAGACGCTACATTTActtatcttctatctatctatatatataaaaataagttgtctgtggatgtgtctgtcaggtgacgttatgtgtgtgtgttgactgacgtcatgttttcgactgacgaaattacagaccgggacatcgggacacaaatgacgaccaggacaccggcacatagggaatataaatgactacccggacactcaaagagaaagctaccgggacacaaggaatgttcgattagcaatcaccatcaacaaagcaccgggacacaaatggcgaccgggacacagggagtataaatgacgaccaggacataagtaaaaaaaaactaaaaaaactaaaaaaaaggtaaaaactaaaaaaaaaactaaaaagaaaaaaaaaaaaaaaactaataaaaaaaccaaaaaagcaaaaaactaaaaaaactaaaaaagaaaaaaaaaagaaaaaaaggaaaaaaaaatgaaaaataaaggagaaaaaagaactaaaaaaataaaataaaaaactaaaaagaaaaaagaaaaaaactaaaaaaactaaaaaaaagtaaaaaccaaaaaaaaataaaaaggaaaaaaggggaaaaatacaaaaatttatttcatcatataccatttcaaaaacgaatgtatatacagaccgggacagcgggatacaaatgacgaccgagacacagggaatataaatgacgaccgggacacagggacacaactacaacggggacgccggggggcacagggggatatataaatgacgacggggacacagggaatgttcgattagcaatcaccatcaacaaagctcaagggcaatcattagaatcatgaggtataactaaaaaaactaaaaaaaaggtaaaaaactaaaaactaaaaaaaagaccaattcaaaaacgaatgtatatacagaccgggacaccgggacacaaatgacgaccaggacaccgggacacaaggaatataaatgacgcccgggacacagggacagaactacaacggggacgccggggggtacagggggatatataaatgacgacaaccatcaacaaagctcaagggcaatcattagaatcatgaggtattgatctgaatgcggattgttttcccatggaccattatatgttgcatgttcaagagtcggtaaacctgacaatctatttatatgcacagacaatgggacagcaaagaatgttgtatattcgaaagttttacgtagttaaaaacatatatatatactagctgttggggtggcgtttcgcgccaccccaacacctagttggtggggcgctttgcccccccccaagccccccccccccgcgcgcgtaagtcgttatgcgccatattagttacgcgccattgtagttgtgtccttgtgtcccacctgtgaatagatatatatatatatatatatatatatatatatatatatatatatatatatatatatatatatatatatatatatatatatatatatatatatatatatatttatatatatatatatatatatatatatatatatatatatatatatatatatatataaatatatatatatatatatatatatatatatatatatatatatatatatatatatatgtttttaactacgtaaaacgtgcgaacatacaacattcttcgctgtcccattgtctgtgcatataaatagattgtcaggtttactgactcttgaacatgcaacatataattgtccatgggaaaaacaatccgtattcagatctatacctcattactctaatgatgtgtccctgtgtcccagtcgtcatttatattccctgtatcccggtcgtcatttgtgtcccggtgtcccagtttgtaatatctctttgagtgtcccggtcgtcatttatattccctgtgtcccggtcgtcatttcagtcccggtgtcccggtctgtaatttctattcgaacaatccctgtgtcccggtcgtcatttatatatcccgcctgtgtccccggcgtccccgttgtagttgtgtccctatgtcccggtcgtcatttatattccctgtgtcctggtcgtgatttgtgtccgggtgtctcagtctgtaatttctctttgaggttcccggtcgtcatttatgattccctgtgtcccggtcgtcatttgtgtcccggtgtcccggtctgtaatttctattcgaacaatccctgtgtcccggtcgtcatttatatttcccgcctatgcccccggcgtccccgttgtagttgtgtccctgtgtcccggtcgtcatttatattccctgtgtcctggtcgtgatttgtgtccgggtgtcccagtctgtaatttctctttgaggttcccggtcgtcatttatattccctgtgtcctggtcgtcatttgtgtcccggtgtcccggtatgtaatttcatcagttgacaaacatgacgtcagtcgttgtcatttatattccctgtgtcccggtcgtcatttgtgtcccggtgctttgctgatggtgattgctaatcgaacattccctggtcgtatatatatatatatatatatatatatatatatatatatatatatatatatatatatatatatatatatatatatatatatatatatatatatatatatatgtatatatatatatatatatatatatatatatatatatatatatatatatcatgaaaagagaaatcaccaatgctacagcataaacacaaaaaaaaaaaaaaaaaaaaaaaaaaaaaaaaaaaaaaaaaaaaaaaaaaaaaaaaaaaaaaaaaaaaaaaggagacagaaggagaaaaggaagactgttttcctaaattagtgattaatatagaccagcacttgaatgaggccttaaccctactcatccatacaatcacataggtcaaacagcatagccacacacaatcaaccataaagaataatccatggacaggcagtcatgtcgtcaataagtataagtcgtcatttaccaaaccatagaaaaaataatatagacaaataactcagaggcaacacccaacataagggttcatcaggagaatacactggcctatatagggtttcgccactctaaattctctacccagcacagtgttgtggctaccacagaatatccatggcatccccgcgtcaggtatcacccccaaaatacatgtctatgaaaaataatatatatattgaatctTAACTTGAAAGAATTCACACATGGAGTTTATGAACTGTCCGATTCAGGGGGATGTGCACTCATAAAGGAAATTGTCAAGTCAGACCCCGCTCGACTTAAACCCCATTTAGCTCAATCACATCACCCGAGCATTCATTCAACCTAACACTCATTTAGCTCAGCTTTCATGCAACTCAACTTCACGTATTTCCCTTCCATTAAAATCAACCCCTCGAAAATCATCTCCCATAATCCAATTCAACCGTTCATGATAAACAACTCCCATTCACATCAATCCCACGTTCAAGACAacttattgcaattaattacaattaattgcGATAACTCATTAGATAAGTGTAATCATCGTGCTCTAACGAGCGCGGtttaaatatcaaaacaaattt
The sequence above is drawn from the Artemia franciscana unplaced genomic scaffold, ASM3288406v1 PGA_scaffold_1180, whole genome shotgun sequence genome and encodes:
- the LOC136041262 gene encoding uncharacterized protein LOC136041262, which encodes MSDHNAILWKARESLPKPKLSRVTVRPCTESAICEYGRWIGTYDFPEVYNTGLLETKVSDFNATLYSQYLKIFTTKSFVVSEYDKPWISPAIKTLIKERSRLYSRGDIINGKKLRNQIVYLVKKAKARYDRETMPSQLLTSDPKKWHNAVKKVAGQAFDSSVKISNDGGSLISAEEVSEFFTRICTTYPTITAHEKPTILEKCEPENTIIVSEFDVYTELRKIKQNTSSYPGELPAKLLREYAVFIALPLSSIISECFASGFFPLQWKRAYIRIIPMKRAPSACDDLRPISLTPCLAKVTEAFILKFLLKQIHGRIDKFQYGGLPKCSTTIYLVRMFDCVLRWLEKGFFTDKIDEYDF